The region ATCCGAGCGGGAACTGCGTCGAGATCGCCGTGCTCCCCGACGGCCGGGTGGCGTTGCGTAACTCCCGGCACCCGTCCGGCCCCGCGCTGATTGTGCCCGTCCAGGACATGGCCGCTTTCGTCCGCTCGGTCAAAGAGGGCGAATTCGACGATCTGCTGCAGAACTGATCACACCGCTTGCGCCAGACGACGGGGAGAGTATCGTTAACAGGGCGTAAACATCGGTGCACCTCTAAGGACCTCATATGACTGTGGCCCCTGCGGAGGGTGTGCCTCAACTCCCTGACCTGGCGTCACAGTCACGCCGTAGTCCCACCGTTCTGCGCCTTCTCCTCGGCACCCAGTTGCGCCGCCTGCGCGAGAGCAAGCACATCCGGCTGGAGGAGGCCGGGCACGCCATCCGCGCCTCGCACTCGAAGATCAGCCGGATGGAGCTCGGGCGCGTCGGTTTCCGCCGGCGCGACGTCGCCGATCTCCTCACTCTTTACGGCGTCGGCGACGAGGCGGAGCGAGAGGCGTTGCTGTCCCTCGTCGCCCAGGCCAACGTGCCGGGCTGGTGGCACAAGTACGACGACGTCCTGCCCTCCTGGTTCGAGGCGTACGTCGGCCTGGAGCAGGCCGCGAGCACCATCCGCTGCTACGAGGTGCAGTTCGTCCCCGGGCTGCTGCAGACCCCCGAGTACGCCGCGGCGGTGGTGCGGCTCGGGCACCCGGACGCCCCGCCGGAGGAGGTCGAGCGCCGCGTACGGCTGCGGATGGACCGCCAGGAACTGCTGGCCCGGCCGGACTCCCCGAACCTGTGGGCGGTGATCGACGAGGCCGTGCTGCGCCGCCCGGCCGGGGGCCTCGAGGTGATGCGGGCCCAGATCCAGCACCTGATCGAGATGGTCGACCTGCCCCGGGTGACGCTCCAGGTCATCCCGTTCAGCGCCGGAGGGCACGCGGCCGCGGGCGGGCCGTTCAGCATCCTGCGCTTCGCGGGGGTCGGCCTGCCCGACGTCGTCTATCTCGAACAGCTGACAAGCGCCATCTACC is a window of Microbispora sp. NBC_01189 DNA encoding:
- a CDS encoding DUF397 domain-containing protein, whose amino-acid sequence is MSVIYNGMPSSHLGRVGWRKSRQSNPSGNCVEIAVLPDGRVALRNSRHPSGPALIVPVQDMAAFVRSVKEGEFDDLLQN
- a CDS encoding helix-turn-helix domain-containing protein; its protein translation is MTVAPAEGVPQLPDLASQSRRSPTVLRLLLGTQLRRLRESKHIRLEEAGHAIRASHSKISRMELGRVGFRRRDVADLLTLYGVGDEAEREALLSLVAQANVPGWWHKYDDVLPSWFEAYVGLEQAASTIRCYEVQFVPGLLQTPEYAAAVVRLGHPDAPPEEVERRVRLRMDRQELLARPDSPNLWAVIDEAVLRRPAGGLEVMRAQIQHLIEMVDLPRVTLQVIPFSAGGHAAAGGPFSILRFAGVGLPDVVYLEQLTSAIYLEKREDIDRYLAVMERLCIQARPLADTKRILSRLLTEL